A genomic window from Oceanobacillus timonensis includes:
- a CDS encoding DinB family protein — MMTNSYTALRDNIQFQFSISRQLLEYHLSSLSQDEYMWRSPNSGLYIQEVDGNWYADLPETETYDIGTPSIAWTLWHITFWWEMVFNHSFGDGTLTKEDINVNENVETVKSTINSLIERWEKILSNVTEEELNSKHYSKFPFNNEVEFHKLASWLNLELMKNASEIGYVRFEYASSDK; from the coding sequence ATGATGACCAATAGCTATACAGCATTACGGGATAATATTCAATTTCAATTTAGTATTTCTAGACAACTTCTCGAATACCATCTTTCCTCATTAAGTCAGGATGAATATATGTGGCGTTCGCCTAATAGTGGACTGTATATTCAAGAAGTAGATGGAAATTGGTATGCTGACTTACCGGAAACGGAAACGTATGATATTGGTACACCAAGTATTGCTTGGACATTGTGGCATATCACATTTTGGTGGGAAATGGTTTTTAATCATTCTTTTGGTGATGGTACGCTAACCAAAGAGGATATCAATGTTAATGAAAATGTAGAAACCGTCAAGTCAACGATCAACTCTCTGATAGAAAGATGGGAAAAGATATTATCAAATGTAACAGAGGAAGAGTTAAACAGTAAACATTACAGTAAGTTTCCATTTAATAATGAGGTAGAATTTCATAAATTAGCCTCTTGGCTAAATCTCGAATTAATGAAAAATGCTTCTGAAATTGGCTATGTTAGATTTGAATATGCATCATCTGATAAATAG
- a CDS encoding GNAT family N-acetyltransferase produces the protein MNCKKVTEEQDLQKVFEIRKEIFVKEQEVAEEEEFDAFDSLDADCDHILVYYDNQPVGTGRVRTVEGVGKLERICILKPYRQYGLGKVIVQCLEDIVQEHGLPRAKLHGQTHAEGFYHKLGYETASEEFMEDGIPHYLMVKQFR, from the coding sequence ATGAACTGTAAAAAAGTAACTGAGGAACAGGATTTACAGAAAGTTTTTGAGATTCGAAAAGAAATTTTTGTAAAAGAGCAGGAAGTGGCGGAAGAAGAGGAATTTGATGCATTTGATTCGCTGGATGCGGATTGCGATCATATTTTAGTATATTACGATAACCAGCCTGTGGGAACAGGCAGAGTGAGAACAGTAGAAGGTGTCGGGAAATTAGAGCGTATCTGTATTTTGAAGCCTTATCGTCAATACGGACTTGGCAAGGTTATCGTACAGTGCTTAGAAGACATCGTGCAGGAACATGGTTTGCCGCGCGCGAAACTGCATGGACAAACGCATGCAGAAGGTTTTTATCATAAATTGGGCTATGAAACAGCTTCGGAGGAATTTATGGAAGATGGGATTCCACATTATTTGATGGTGAAGCAGTTTCGTTAA
- the mntA gene encoding type VII toxin-antitoxin system MntA family adenylyltransferase antitoxin, protein MRQEIAKTVEDFLVAKFHPAFILIFGSYAKGTTHKESDLDIAFQCKDDSPPAYDVFMAAQELADILKIDVDLINLKDASTVFQAQIYSTALLIYTNDRNYFYQQRMTALSSYVKLNEARKPILDRIKEERSVYGE, encoded by the coding sequence ATGCGGCAGGAAATAGCTAAAACAGTAGAAGATTTTCTTGTTGCGAAATTTCATCCAGCATTTATTTTGATTTTTGGTTCTTATGCAAAAGGCACTACGCATAAAGAAAGTGATTTGGATATTGCATTTCAGTGTAAAGACGATTCCCCGCCAGCTTATGATGTATTCATGGCAGCCCAGGAACTGGCTGATATATTAAAAATAGATGTTGATTTAATCAACTTAAAAGATGCTTCAACGGTATTTCAAGCACAGATATATAGTACAGCGCTGCTCATCTATACAAATGACAGGAATTATTTTTATCAGCAAAGAATGACGGCTCTAAGTTCTTATGTGAAACTGAATGAAGCGCGTAAACCAATTTTAGACAGGATTAAAGAAGAGAGGTCTGTGTATGGCGAATAA
- a CDS encoding DUF1572 domain-containing protein has protein sequence MNLGNEYLKIVLERFESVKSLGDNTISQLSEKDIHWKLNKTSNSIAIIAKHLSGNMVSRWSDFLTSDGEKSFRNRDQEFKDNISSKQEMIIIWEKGWNTLFDTLNGLENQDLLKNITIRGEKHTVLEAIERQMAHYAYHVGQLVYIGKQLKSENWETLSIPKGKSEEYLQQKLKKHRS, from the coding sequence ATGAATCTTGGAAATGAATATTTGAAGATTGTACTAGAAAGATTTGAGAGCGTGAAAAGTCTTGGAGATAATACAATAAGCCAATTATCAGAAAAGGACATACACTGGAAATTAAACAAGACTTCAAATAGCATTGCAATTATTGCAAAACATTTAAGTGGAAATATGGTATCTAGATGGTCTGACTTTTTAACATCAGATGGAGAGAAATCTTTCAGAAATCGTGACCAGGAATTTAAAGATAACATCTCTTCGAAACAAGAAATGATAATTATTTGGGAAAAAGGATGGAACACGCTTTTTGATACATTGAATGGGTTAGAAAACCAAGATTTATTAAAAAATATAACCATTCGAGGTGAGAAACATACAGTGCTAGAAGCAATTGAAAGGCAAATGGCTCATTACGCTTATCACGTTGGCCAGCTTGTTTATATTGGTAAGCAATTAAAAAGTGAGAATTGGGAAACTTTAAGTATCCCTAAAGGAAAATCAGAAGAGTACCTACAGCAGAAGTTAAAAAAACATCGGTCTTAA
- the hepT gene encoding type VII toxin-antitoxin system HepT family RNase toxin, giving the protein MANNNDVIFNKIAVIERCLLRVKEVYDKNAENLQDYTKQDSIILNIQRACEAAIDLAMHIISKEKLGLPQTSRDAFDILQAHHIISQPIASQLKAMVGFRNIAVHDYQALNLDIMEAIIVNHVDDFITFTKDVLAYQHKNTNE; this is encoded by the coding sequence ATGGCGAATAATAATGATGTTATTTTTAATAAAATAGCAGTGATTGAAAGATGCCTCCTTCGTGTGAAAGAGGTTTATGATAAGAATGCGGAGAATTTACAAGATTATACGAAGCAGGATTCTATTATTTTAAATATTCAAAGGGCTTGTGAGGCGGCTATTGACTTAGCGATGCATATTATTTCAAAAGAAAAATTGGGCTTGCCTCAAACGAGCAGAGATGCATTTGATATATTGCAAGCGCATCATATTATTAGTCAACCGATTGCAAGCCAATTAAAAGCGATGGTAGGTTTTAGAAATATTGCTGTACATGATTATCAAGCGCTTAACCTTGATATAATGGAAGCTATTATAGTGAATCATGTAGATGATTTTATCACTTTTACAAAAGATGTTTTAGCCTATCAACATAAAAATACAAATGAATAA
- a CDS encoding DUF4317 domain-containing protein, producing MNKQDIADIKKQFKVNNDLLKIQDIFNVYIMKESSEIYHYESTPFEMLEDEQKDLFMANFKKVLTGQLDQKLFELKFQRDVEDSSQLILHKAMLSNDTEEWKSQMLEIVAKMLKDKQYEMDIVITFIHGEYAKPTKRSNEESEESGRDRVYSSPFILCSINKTMDPKKELLFDYVEKEFKYHFVVDPVINLKQPIGGFLFPAFTGGAADVNHVLYTAAKPFELDYHFIEEVLNAEEATTAEDDKVVFEEIVKDVAGEQINTNTLANVYDEIQRVVEENEEPDAPRLDYKDVEQVLTSSGVEDIDSEKVESAFKKVIDDEKYELKATSVVPKYTSKSIKIKTKAADIKVCPQDLRYVRQTTLNGKLCLMIEVEENTVIEGFEMIPEAIFHKVEEEE from the coding sequence TTGAATAAACAAGATATTGCAGATATTAAGAAACAATTCAAAGTAAATAATGATTTATTAAAGATACAGGATATTTTCAATGTATATATTATGAAAGAATCGAGTGAAATCTATCATTATGAAAGTACGCCGTTTGAAATGCTGGAGGATGAGCAGAAGGATTTGTTCATGGCGAATTTTAAAAAGGTGCTGACAGGGCAGCTTGACCAGAAGCTGTTTGAATTAAAATTTCAGCGGGATGTGGAAGACAGCAGTCAGCTTATCCTGCATAAGGCGATGCTCTCGAATGACACAGAGGAATGGAAGTCGCAAATGCTGGAAATTGTGGCGAAAATGTTGAAGGATAAGCAGTATGAAATGGATATTGTGATTACATTTATTCATGGGGAATATGCAAAACCTACAAAGCGGAGTAATGAAGAGTCTGAGGAAAGCGGAAGGGACAGGGTGTATTCGAGTCCGTTTATTTTATGCAGTATCAATAAAACGATGGATCCGAAAAAAGAACTGCTTTTTGATTATGTGGAGAAGGAGTTTAAATATCATTTTGTGGTAGATCCGGTGATTAATTTAAAACAACCGATCGGCGGTTTCTTATTCCCTGCTTTCACAGGTGGTGCTGCAGATGTGAACCATGTGCTCTATACGGCGGCGAAACCATTTGAGCTGGATTATCATTTTATTGAAGAAGTGCTGAATGCGGAGGAAGCAACCACAGCTGAGGATGATAAGGTCGTATTCGAGGAAATTGTCAAAGATGTTGCAGGAGAGCAGATTAATACGAACACACTTGCGAATGTATATGATGAAATTCAACGCGTGGTGGAAGAAAACGAAGAACCGGATGCACCAAGGCTGGATTATAAGGACGTAGAGCAAGTGTTAACCAGCAGCGGTGTGGAGGATATCGATTCTGAAAAAGTCGAGTCCGCTTTTAAAAAGGTGATTGACGATGAAAAATATGAGTTAAAGGCTACCAGTGTAGTACCGAAATATACATCAAAGTCGATTAAAATTAAAACAAAGGCAGCGGATATCAAAGTATGCCCGCAAGATTTGCGTTATGTCCGCCAGACAACGCTGAACGGGAAGCTCTGTTTGATGATTGAAGTGGAAGAGAACACGGTGATTGAAGGATTTGAAATGATTCCGGAAGCGATATTCCATAAAGTGGAAGAGGAAGAATAA